The proteins below come from a single Candidatus Palauibacter soopunensis genomic window:
- a CDS encoding crosslink repair DNA glycosylase YcaQ family protein produces the protein MTGTRRSRPTFTREAAARLWLHRQGLARSRGSTPLDAAAFVDHLERTGALQLDSVNVVDRAHYLTLWSRFGPYDRSKVDRWVYGDRLAYEYWGHEASVLPISHLPLGRRRMRRFPPASWSGRAWWDRYATSTASKRRVLRRLRAEGPLESVDFQPQPAEREEKTDSLAWRLKEDKRSLKLLWHDGRVAVTGRRHFRCVYDLAERVYPDGPAATLAEYQDSWLLIGLSGCGIAPERHLVNYFTGPELNAAERRRTIARNLRKKRIVEVQVDGLRGPCYALPEHLDGIDRLPEPAGTTLICPFDSLLWQRKRAAELLDFHYTVEIYVPAAKRKYGYYVLPILHDGGLVGRLDPKLHRDRGVLEIRALHFEPDFAPTAHFETGLNDAVADLSDFLGADDIVMPPNG, from the coding sequence ATGACCGGGACCCGCCGGAGTCGGCCGACGTTCACCCGGGAGGCGGCAGCCCGATTGTGGCTGCACCGCCAGGGGCTCGCCCGGTCGCGCGGGTCGACCCCACTCGATGCCGCGGCCTTCGTCGACCACCTGGAGCGGACGGGCGCGCTCCAACTCGACAGCGTGAACGTCGTGGACCGGGCGCACTACCTGACCCTGTGGAGCCGGTTCGGCCCGTACGACCGCTCGAAGGTGGATCGGTGGGTGTACGGCGATCGTCTCGCCTACGAGTACTGGGGACACGAAGCCTCGGTCCTTCCCATCTCCCATCTCCCTCTCGGACGGCGGCGCATGCGGCGCTTCCCGCCCGCGAGCTGGTCGGGACGCGCGTGGTGGGACCGATACGCGACCTCGACGGCGTCGAAGCGGCGCGTGCTGCGACGGCTGCGCGCGGAAGGACCTCTGGAGAGCGTCGACTTCCAGCCGCAGCCGGCCGAACGCGAGGAGAAGACGGACTCGCTCGCGTGGCGCCTGAAGGAGGACAAGCGCTCGCTCAAGCTGCTGTGGCACGATGGACGGGTCGCGGTGACGGGGCGGCGTCACTTCCGCTGCGTCTACGACCTGGCGGAACGGGTCTACCCGGACGGGCCGGCCGCAACGCTCGCGGAGTACCAGGACAGCTGGCTCCTCATCGGGCTTTCGGGCTGCGGCATCGCCCCCGAGCGGCACCTCGTCAACTACTTCACCGGACCGGAACTCAACGCGGCGGAGCGGCGGCGGACGATCGCCCGCAACCTGCGAAAGAAGCGGATCGTCGAGGTCCAGGTGGACGGGCTGCGGGGGCCGTGCTACGCCCTACCCGAGCACCTGGACGGCATCGACCGGCTCCCGGAGCCCGCGGGGACGACGCTCATCTGCCCCTTCGACTCGCTGCTCTGGCAGCGGAAGCGCGCCGCCGAACTCCTGGACTTTCACTACACCGTCGAGATCTACGTCCCCGCCGCGAAGCGGAAGTACGGCTACTACGTCCTGCCCATCCTGCACGATGGCGGCCTCGTGGGCCGGCTCGATCCGAAACTGCACCGCGACCGGGGCGTGCTCGAAATCCGCGCGCTGCACTTCGAGCCGGACTTCGCCCCGACCGCGCATTTCGAGACCGGGCTGAACGACGCGGTCGCCGACCTCTCCGATTTCCTCGGCGCGGACGACATCGTCATGCCGCCGAACGGCTGA